In the genome of Ursus arctos isolate Adak ecotype North America unplaced genomic scaffold, UrsArc2.0 scaffold_22, whole genome shotgun sequence, the window ataaaatttgacttattaatttttttagcatGTTTTGCTGTTCTATCTAAAAACTCATCACCGAACCCAAATTCACCTAAATTCTCTCTAATGAGTTCCTTTAGAAGTTTTGTAGTTTACACGTTGAATTTTGAATTTACAACAGGTCTATGATTTATTTGAGGCTTGTGTGTTTGAAAGGTATAAGGTTTATgtctaaattcatatttttacatATGGATATCTGTTTTTTCCAGCACTGTTTGTTAAAAAGATTACTATTTCTCAGTTGAactgcctttgttcctttgtcaatgACCAGTTGTCCATATTTTGGAGGTTTATTCTCTATTCtgatccattgatctatgtgtcttttctttcatcacactgtcttgattactgtagctttacggTGAGTCTTGAAGTTGGGCGATGTCTGtcctacaactttttttttccttcagtgttgTATTTGATATCCTGgctcttttgcctttccatataaactttagaaacaGTTTATTGATATCCACAAAAACTTGCTGAGATTTAAATGGAGATTTAGATGAATCTGTAGAAGTTGTTATGAAGAATTGATATCTTAATGCtattgaatcttccaatccattaacatagaatatctttccattcatttagaTCTTTATTGATTACTTTTAttaaagttttgtagttttccacaTCTAGATCCAACACACATTTTGTTACATTCATAACTAGGTATTTCTTCTTTACTGTGGATGGCAACAGGGACACAATatgaatagtatttcatttcaAGTTCCAATTATCCAATTGCTGATATATAGGAAAGAAATTAACTTTTGTATTAACTTTGTGTCCTGTGACTCGCTTCTAGTCACTTATTAATTCCAGgaggttttctttgtttgtttgtctgtctgtttttgtaGTTGTTCTTGCTATCAATTTTAAGAGATTGTCTATAGAGATAATCAGTCATGCCATCTGAGAACaacaatagctttattttttttctaatctgtatAAGTAGCAAACTTTTTAAAGTTATCATTCCAAGAAGCAATACAGGCTCAAATATtaataaatctgaaatatttttatctcagcATTCTTTGACCAAAGGTAATGCAAATTCAAACTATTATAAGGTACCAATGTTTGcacaccagaatggctaaaataccAAATGTACATGTGGATGTGGAACAGCTGGAACTTTCGTACACTGCTGTTAGGAGAGTAAAATTGTACaagtactttggaaaacaaattgGTGTTTTCTAATAAAGATACACGTACGTGTAGCCTTGGACCCAGACATTCCAGAGAATTCTAACTATATATCCAGAGAAATTAGTGCATGTCCAAAAGAAATTGTgcaaaagtatttattgaaattttatttataatttattataaatttatttataatagccaaatttcCATCAACAAGAGAATACACAGTAAATTGGGTAAAATACATTCAATGGGATATAAATAATTTTCTGATAAGGCACTGATatggttaaaatacaaaaatgattaCGTccaagaaagaaggcagacacaaaagtaTACacagtatgattttatttataagatttttaaaaaacaggcagaactACTCAAAAGTGATAGAAATCAGAGCATGTTTCCCTTAAAGGGTAGATGGGGGTTACTGTTGACCAGAAAGGGACAAGAGGAAAATTTCTGAGCTCATGGATATGTTTCATATCTTTTTCTGGGTGGTGATTAAATGAGTTTATACTTAGGCCAAAAAGTCATCAAGGTGTATACTTCATGCTtgtatattttactatatataaacTAGATCTTATTAAACAAAAGttgagatatttttataaaactttgtaAGTAAAAtttgtgtaaaatatatatagctcaatattttaaatgatatatttttcatCAGATCTATCAGTACTTAGGGAAAACtagtgtgtgcatgtgggtgttTCTAAAGATTAATTGATTGACtgattttagagagtgagcacacatTCATGGGGGacggaaagggagagagaatctcaagcagactcctcactgagttcagagcccgatgtggggctcaatctcatgacactgagatcatgatctgaatcgaaattaagagttggacacctaacagactgagccacccaggcgcccctagtgtgtGGTTTTGTTAACATGTCTCTGATCTCTAATATCAGTATGAGTAGGTCCATCCACATTTTTCCATAGCACTCTCAGAGACACAATACTGAGTCAGATTGGTCAATAGTTTTACACAGGATAGGACTTGGGTGTTAGATACTGTGACTTTATATAGACTCCACTTCTCAAGCCTAAGGGAAATTAAATGAAGTTGACATAAACACAGAAAGAGAACCCAGAGAAACAAACAATCAGATATAAAATTCATCTCTTACCATTTAAGCTATTGCTCCATAAGCCCTACCAATCATTACAGTGTGCTTCTGTTTCTATCACCAATAGTGATAGCCAagctttaatattaatttttttcttatataatatttgcaaatgagtaATTTCAGTTTAAACATATAGCAAATTTCATGgctaaaataacagaaaacccaatTCAAAACTAGCTTAAAACCAGAGAGGCAAAGAGTAGAAAATTTCATCCACGATAAGGATAAAATTCAATCTATAGAAACATACTAagaaataacacatattttaggggcgcctgggtggcacagcggttaagcgtctgccttcagctcggcgtgatcctggtgttatgggatcgagccccatatcaggctcctctgctatgagcctgcttctttctctcccactccccctgcttgtgttccctctctcgctggctgtctctatctctgtcgaataaataaataaaatcttaaaaaaaaaaaaaaagaaataacacgtattttaaaattagtatataacaggggtgcctgggtggctcaggtcatgatcctggggtcctgagatcaagctcagCATTGggttccctactcagcagggagtctgcttctccctttccccctccccaccactcattctctctctctctctctcaaataaataaaatattttttaaaaagttttttaaaataaataaaactagtatataagaacaaaaaaaggGCTGTTAGTAATGTATTCTATAAGCTCCACAaggtaaaaataaaggaaagacacAGATAAGAAAAGATCAAAATTGACTTCCTTGACctaaaaaaatacagtgtgtgaaatgaaaaatacaccaaatccaaaaaatacataatcccaaaataatcatgagaaaaacagtGGAAAACCAATTTagggatattctacaaaatacctgatgaatacattttaaattgtcaAGATAATCCAAAACAtgggaagtctgagaaactatGGCAGGGAAGAGGAATCTAACGAGCCATGACTAATCAGTGCAATGTGGTATCCTGACTGGGATACTATGATAGAAAAAGGACATCAGATAAAGACTAAGAAGATATGAATCAAGTATGTGCTTTAATTAGTAATGTATCTATATTGGTTCATTAACTGTGACAAATGTATCACACTAATGTAAAGTAACAACAGGAACTGGATATGGAATATATTGTAACTGTACTAgctttgcaatttttctataaatctaaaataaagagcttatgtaaaaaatatatatatactgcctCAGGTTAAAACTAGAACATATACTGCAGAAGAAATGATGTGTGAACTTGACTAGCAATAGAAACtacccaaaatgaaatacaaagagaCAAGacgggaaaaaaaatgaagagagcaTCAGTGAGCCATAAGACATCAAGGAGCCCAACAGATGTCTAACTGGAGtcccagagagggagaagaggagacagaaaaatatttgaaggcaTAATAGCGGAGGACATTCACCTATACAGTGAATGCCCCTGACCACTTAATCAAGTCTGAAAACAAAGttgactaaataaaatatttaacgaCTTCATTTTCTGTTATTCTTGGGCTAGATTATTGGGATCTAATCACCAactgaaaacaactaaaaacaatGAATAATATTCTACAGTATTCTGCTTTAATGACTTAATCTGCAATTACACTTTTTTGCATTACTTATTAAACTACAAATGTATGTATTACGAACTTTCAGGATTCTGTTATATTTGATGGTAAAATTGAAAAACTTAGCATATTCATTACATATTAATGCAGATTATTCAAAAGTCAAAATAACCctcttaaaagaaatatataactttttattatgtaatattctCAAATATATCCATAATTCTAACAAAAATTTGTACTTGCTTCCAGAACATAATTTCTTTATTAACAGGTGTTGTGCTTAAATAGTTGTTTGTAATCCCTGATCAAGAATTTTTAATTACTGTatgttcaatttcttttataatcatcAATGAGAAGTTTTTTACCTAAGCGATAGTTTTACACCATTTTTACAACTTTGCAAttgaaatcatatttaaataatgaaagagtTCTCTTTCATTGACAAATTAAACATCAATGTCCAAGTTCATTCTTTTCCTCATGAATAGTTACTATTTACAGAATCAACTGCTTAGAAGATTTTCCTTTGCCTATGGATTTACTTAGTTACATGGTCAAAATTAACtgattatataaatgaaaatctGTTTCTGAATATTCTATTCTATGCCCTGGATTTGTCTATTCTTATAACAAAACCAATCTGTCTTCAGAGCCTAAATCTAAGTGTTAAAATCAGTTAGTGTAAATCTTGTGTCATCTAGAGTTCCCCAAGAAGCAGATGCCAAGAAATAATTAGACCTGCAAGACATTTATTGTGGTAAATAGCTGTGAAGGATAAGTGGGAGGGAGAAGTCACTGATAAAGGCCTTCAGACTCGGTTGAAACTCTGACacctaagaaaggagagaaggacaCAAATAGGAAAATCTCAGACTACAGTGAAGTCCTAAAAAGTCTGTTAGGATGACAGGAAGTACCTAAACAAGACTGCCTATCAGAAGACACCTGTGTTACACAGCTATTGGTCAGCTCCTATATGGCCCATCATGCTAAGCCACTGGCTGGGAACATCTCAGAGGGAGCATGGACTCTGCCTGAACATGACGGTGAATCCAAAGGAGTATCAGCTATAGACTATCAGTCAACAATGCTTCCCACAGCTGGTTCTCTTGAAGAGGAGCTAAGCAGCACCTCCCTATGACTACTACAGTCCAATTCCAAAAACAAATTATACCTCAAAGTTGtttctgatttattatttattattatgtatcatattttactatttattataccattaaatatattattgttgttatttaaaCAAGATAATGCAATTCAACAAGCATTTCTTGACCTCTCACTATATTTGATATTCTAAATACAGAAATGCGAAAAGCATtggagaaataggaaaattatagGAAAAAGCATCTagttaaatacatttattatcttattggTGGGGCAAGgtttaaatattcacaaaatgttGCTAGGAATAGtttattactattaatatatACCTTTCTTCATGATAAACTTCACTGGAGAAGTAAAACAATGGCTAAAATGTTTCTCCTGATACTGTGTGCTATTTTCCTTAAAGtgataaatttcaaaatttacaatAAGAACTACAtgctctttttcaaatatttggtatCATTTTAGATGGTAAAGATTGCAAGTTTTATAATGCAATAAACCACCAGCCCCACCCCTTATTGGGATCGTGAGATACACGTATTATTCCTTTAATCATTCCCTCTTACTACTATGATTGGCAATGAACAGTGGAGTCTGTGTCCTCTCTTTGATATTGAATACAGTGGGCTGACAGACACTCTCAGAAGCAGTAAGTACATGGTACAGATTGTGCCATTatcaaagggaagaagaaaagtcaGAATAATAACAGAGAAAGTgataagaaaaacagaacaaaaggacAGTATCAGAGGGATCTGATCCTACTTTAATCTTTATACACAATTTGAAATGCATTTCTTTGAATGCTACTGTCTACACCACTgacaatattgttaaaaatgagaGTTCATGAACTGTTTGTCACTTCTGTGTCTAGATCGGTGagctgtaattttaattttatgtaactgATAAAACTAACCATATTTGTCCATATTAGGAATAGCCCAGAAACAAAAATAGTATAAAACTTATTTGAAAAGTAAGTGcatagtttgtttctcagagtccatagataagatggtgatgggtagtaaggagggcacatattgcatggtgcactgggtgttatacgcaactgatgaaccatcgagctttacatcaaatcccagggatgtactgtatggtacataatataataaaataatattattattaaaaaaagaaaagtaagtgcatagtttctatttataaaatgtattagtTATTTATGTAAACTTGCACAAGGTGATggagataaagaaggaaaaataagatgagatCAGCTATCAGGAAAATGATAAGCAAGTCTTTTAAACCACACATAATACAGTCTATAGAAGCAATATGGTTATGGACACAGCCTCATCTTGAAAAAACACCAataattatcaaattaaaaaaactgaacttGTTTATACTGTTGCTGTTTCTAATTAGAACATGTTTCTCCTCCAGATTTTAATCAGGACTTTCTTCAGTGCAATTTTGACATCCTTATTCCTCAAACTGTAGATCAAGGGATTGAGCATGGGCCCCACATTAGTATAGAAAACTGAAGAAACTTTCCCCTGCTCCATAGATTCAGGAGAAGAATATTTAAGATACATGAATGCCGCTGacccaaaaaaaagagaaagagcaatgATGTGAGAGCTACACGTACTGAAGGCTTTTGATCGTCCTTGAGCAGATCTGATATGAAGAATGCTACTGAGGATGAAGACGTAAGAAATCAGGATGGTAAAACTGGGTACTGTGATATTAATTCCCACCACTATCAGAACTACTACCTCATTGACATAGGTGCTGGTGCAAGAGagctggagaagaggaagaatgtcacacaggtAATGGTTGATGATATTGACACTGCAGAAGGTTAGTCTAAGCATGCACCCTGTGTGGGCAGAGGCTCCAGCAAAGCCCATCATATACACAGCAACAGTTAGCAAGGAACACACCTGATGGGACATGGTGACCCTATACAGCAATGGattacagatggccacatagcggtcataggccattgaGGTCAACATGTAGCATTCCGAGatgacaaaaaagagaaagaaaaacagctgagTCATGCACCCGACATAGGAGATGATATTCTCCCTTGATACAAAGTTCATCAGCATCTTGGGAGTGAAAACAGAAGAGTAACAGAGATCAATGAAGGACAGGTTGAAAAGGAAgtagtacatgggggtgtggaggtgcgAGTTGAGACCAATGAGAAGGATCAAGCCAAGGTTGCCCACCATGGTGACAATGTAGATCATCAGAAACAGGGTAAAGAGGGGTTGCTGGAGCTCTGGGTGGTCTGTTAATCCAGCAAGAAGAAATTCAGTCACTAAGGAGTCATTTCTAACCAATGTTCTCCTCTTTGGAAATCTGTGAGAACAGAAGAAAGTCCCATTAATAGAAACCCCAGCTCTCTCCTTACACACTCTTATTTATAAGAAGACTCAGATCAGTGGAAATCAAAtaagtctttctctgcttcatggGGTCAGAGTGGACTGGCACACATGCCCCTCAACATTAAAATCACTCTGTCTTTTGTTGCTTGAGCTGCATGTGACAAATAACTGCTCCTGTCTTTACTAGAAGATACAGGGATGGAGTAGCTGAGGATGAAGGCTACCTACTGGTGAGCTTCACTAGTGAGAGGGtatccccatctctccctcctaTTCATCTGATCCTTCACTTCCTAGTTCCTACTCATGTTTCCATTCCCCTACCAGATACCTCAGTTCCCCTGTGATGACAGTCATGAAAGAAAGGATTCCTCTTGGGCAGAGACCATATCACAATTGTGCTTCCTAGAAGAGAGTCCCTACCAGTctataatgttttcaaataactTACTGCAAGAATCCATGAAGTCAATAATTGATAACAATATTGAGGAGAACCTTGGTAGCCTAAGATTTACAATTCATCATATACTCAGTTGTCCTACACATTCTCCTTCTCTGTTCCATGCTAGCCAGACAGAGAATGAATAAAGGAAGGTGGATGTATTTTCCTTGGTTTTGTAGGAGGgcatgaaagagaaagataattaatATGGACATTGATTAAATTAGTTAAGTTTGTGAAAATGTATCAAGCTGCATGATTATAACACATAAACTcttttgtatgtatatttcaattaaaaacttTATCTTAAGAAAGAGATAAATCTCTTCCTTTGATGTTGTTATATACTGGATGTGTCACTTGGTAATGCTATAGCTATCTTGCTGCCAGACCAAAGATGAAGCCAACACAGAGAGGGTATGCTCAGAATAAAGCAGGTGGTACAGTCAGAGCTCCATACTTTTGAGCTTCTTGTTAttcaacataaatatttttcctcatttttcaagaACAGAGAGAATAAGAGGTAAAGAGAAATTTGATTAACTCACTCTCCTTCCATTGAAAGAACTGTGCTGACCCTTTATGTGTGTTTCACCTCCAATGGAAGAAGAACTGGCTTTTAGGATATCAAAGCTGAGCAAATGTAGTTACAGAATCTTCTTCCTTTACTGGCCAAAGAGTCACCTCGCAGATCTCACAGTCTGAGCACTCCAGGAGTCACTCTTGGTTGTAGATCAAACTTGTTGTTATAAATTTACTAAGAAAATATGAAGGGCAACACTTGACGTTGGAGCCACTGTGTCATAGAGCTCAAGGCATTTGTTTaaggcttatatatttttgaatctgATTAGAAATCCAGGTACATGTAGGTCTCCCTTCGGAACTTCCCATCATGATAAGCTCTGTAGGGAAGAAACTAGTGTCTCTGTTTATACCCTAATTGTGACAGTAAATGTTAACTTCCCATCAGGGATTATACATTCCCTAGGGCATATGAGAAAGGATCCAATGCTGTCCCCTTGTAAAGGTTCAAATAATTAATGTCATTGaaaattaaggagggcatgtgatgtgatgagcactaggtctTATAAGCAACTGATGGATtgttgaagactacatctgaaactaatgctgtactgtatgttggctaattgaatttaaattaagaaaaaagaaaatttctctgaTTATAATTCTAGGTAACATATTAGTTTTAAGGATTTAAGTTCATAAAGATTTATGAACCTTTCaggaaagtttatttcttttgccttttttaaatatttgagccCTTTTAAATATTCAGTGTGTGCACCAATTATATAGACATAAACAAAAGGAACTTTTTAACTGATTTCAGagcttattatttaataaaaatcatgTAATATAAAAATGATCCATTATTTCATGGAAATTTAATTACCTTGGGTTGTCCTGACTCAATATGTCTTTGCTTTTAACATATTATGTCGAATCCATATGAAAAATCACTGTTAAGAAGCTTCCATTTCAAGAAAATAAGACTTTAGAATTCCCACTTATGTATTAATTTATGATCATACTTGTAAGAAGGcatctaatttttctttattttgaaattattatagattcacaggaaactgcaaaaataatatatacagttCCTTGAAATCAACCCAGCTTCCTACCGTAATAACATCTTTAACAACTATAGCATAAtagcaaaaccaggaaattgacattggcaTAATAATGTTAACAGGATACAGGATTATAAACATTTTCAGCTTTCAGCAGTTTTATACTGTGTGTTTGTGTTATGTGTGTAGGTCTATGTGATCTGACCACGTAGTGTGTGGTATGTGATCAAGGTAATGATCATGTGATCATGACCACAATCATGAAAGAGAACTGTCCCACTACCATATAGGATCTCCCTTCTTCTACCCCTTTACAGTCACACCCATCTCCCCTCACCTTCCTCTGTgtcttctggcaaccactaacctctTCTCCATCTCTATGGTGGAGTCTTTCGAAAGACAACAAATGAGACTGCACCCCGTATAACCTCTGAAGTTGGTTTTGTTCACTAAGCATGATGCCGTTAAGTCCACCCCAGGTGTTGCATGCATCAATGCTCCATTTCTTTTACTGCTGAGTTGTGCTGCATCACAACCCACATTTATTCAACCTTCTGtagtaatttaaaacaaatgaagttGTTGTTTAATACAAAActaaatctgttttatttatggAAAATGTTTCAGGGGCAGGGGCAAAAAGATCACAGTTGAGACTGGTTCTTCTtgcaattctcttttttttaaacgttATTGTGTTATaatttgaaaacaacaaaatgcaaCCACTTTAAAAGTACAGTTTTtcaatgattttcaaaaaataatacagTCATGTAACTGCCACCATAATCAAGATCTAGAGCATTTCCGTCACCCTCGAAAGTTCTTTCATACTCTTTTGTAATCCATCTCCTGTACTTTTTTAATCATGGAAGAATGTTGAAAtctgtcaaatggtttttctgcatctgttgagatgatcatacgatttttacctttcattctattaatctggagtatcacatttattgattggcatatgttgaatcatccttgcatcccatggataaatcccacttgataatAGTGTATGATCCTCTTAATGTGCTACAGAATGTAGTTTACCAGAATTTTGTTTGGAGATTTTACATCAATATTCATCAGAGATAGCagcctgcagttttcttttcttatagagTCCTTGCCTGGCATTGGTGTGAGGGTAATTATGGCCTTGTACAATGACTTTGAGAGTGTTCCCTCCCTataatttttggaagagtttaaggtgtggcattaattcttctttaaatgtttggtaaaattcaccagtgaaaccagcAGGTCCTGGGCTCTTCCTTCTTAGGGGGTTTTTGATTATGGATTCAATGTCCTTacttgttattggtctgttcagattttctatttcttcatgaatcAGTCTTGTAggctgtatgtttttaaaaatatatccatttcttctagtctAACCAATTTGCATACAAttgtccatagtctcttatgattctttgtattaCTGCAGTATCAGTTATAATGTCTCCTCTGCATCATATCATGATCACGATATCATgatctttgtctcttgttacagctATTGAGTTAAAGTCTATTTCATCTGATGAAGAATAGCTGACCCTACTGTTTTTTTGGTTTCaacttgcatggaatatctttttctatcccctCATTATTGTCTAagtgtccttaaagctgaagtaAATCTCTTGTAGGCAagatatagttgggtcttgtttttcatttgtttacctGTTTAGCCACTCTGCCTTTTGACTGAAAAATCTCAaccatttacattttaagtaattattgataggtatggaCTTCTTAATGCcttcttaattattttctggctgttttgtagttcccttgttcctctcttcctctcttcctgtcttcctttgtgaCTTGATGACTTTCTGTAATGGTATGCTTcaattcccttctctttatccTTTTGTATCTACTGTAGGCTTCTGTTTTGTGGTTACTATCAGACTTGCATAAAATATCTTATAGACATCACAGTCTACTTTAAGGTGATTAAAAACTTCAATCACTACAAAAATTCTATTCTTTTACTCCCTTctcatattttgtttttgatgtcacaatttatctttttatattgtgtatcctttaacaaattattgtagctatagttatttttaatacttgtgTCCTTTAACCTTTACTAGAGTTAAGTAGTTAACCACCATACTGTAGTACTAGTCTGAATTTGactaaa includes:
- the LOC113260182 gene encoding olfactory receptor 8B3, whose amino-acid sequence is MGPGDSVEAARGEERVPWARAASAKANGLYRSNLRDDSKAILGSTSAHDQKHHGVPAPGHGSPELGRPAAACSLDPDTSDGDRGSAIFHSVSLETQGSLSCKHCAPVGRSGVESMRKEKRLPPLLQSGRAARWPRAGGEGPAEEDTSDSKAGKFMPKILGTFQEYQFQQLPTDERAFVGVQKFSPEVPAHCWSKKIEDWMHRRGFPKRRTLVRNDSLVTEFLLAGLTDHPELQQPLFTLFLMIYIVTMVGNLGLILLIGLNSHLHTPMYYFLFNLSFIDLCYSSVFTPKMLMNFVSRENIISYVGCMTQLFFFLFFVISECYMLTSMAYDRYVAICNPLLYRVTMSHQVCSLLTVAVYMMGFAGASAHTGCMLRLTFCSVNIINHYLCDILPLLQLSCTSTYVNEVVVLIVVGINITVPSFTILISYVFILSSILHIRSAQGRSKAFSTCSSHIIALSLFFGSAAFMYLKYSSPESMEQGKVSSVFYTNVGPMLNPLIYSLRNKDVKIALKKVLIKIWRRNMF